One Phaseolus vulgaris cultivar G19833 chromosome 2, P. vulgaris v2.0, whole genome shotgun sequence DNA window includes the following coding sequences:
- the LOC137811643 gene encoding chalcone synthase 17-like: MVSVSEIRQAQRAEGPANILAIGTATPSNCVDQSTYPDYYFRITNSEHMTELKEKFQRMCDKSMIKKRYMHLNEEILKENPNMCAYMAPSLDARQDIVVVEVPKLGKEAAVKAIKEWGQPKSKITHLIFCTTSGVDMPGADYQLTKLLGLRPYVKRYMMYQQGCFAGGTVLRLAKDLAENNKGARVLVVCSEITAVTFRGPSDTHLDSLVGQALFGDGAAAVIVGSDPISQIEKPLFELVWTAQTIAPDSDGAIDGHLREVGLTFHLLKDVPGIVSKNIGKALFEAFNPLNISDYNSIFWIAHPGGPAILDQVEQKLGLKPEKMKATRDVLSDYGNMSSACVLFILDEMRRKSAENGLKTTGEGLEWGVLFGFGPGLTIETVVLHSVAI; the protein is encoded by the exons ATGGTGAGTGTATCCGAGATCCGCCAGGCTCAAAGGGCAGAAGGCCCAGCAAACATCCTTGCCATTGGAACAGCAACCCCATCAAACTGTGTTGATCAAAGCACATATCCCGATTACTACTTCAGAATCACAAACAGTGAGCACATGACCGAGCTCAAAGAGAAGTTCCAGCGCATGT GTGACAAGTCGATGATAAAGAAGAGATATATGCACCTGAACGAGGAGATATTGAAGGAGAATCCTAACATGTGTGCTTACATGGCACCTTCTTTGGATGCGAGGCAAGACATAGTGGTGGTAGAGGTACCAAAGCTAGGAAAAGAGGCTGCAGTGAAGGCCATAAAGGAGTGGGGGCAGCCAAAGTCAAAGATTACGCACTTGATATTTTGCACCACCAGTGGCGTGGACATGCCTGGTGCTGATTACCAGCTCACCAAACTCTTGGGACTTCGACCCTATGTGAAGAGGTACATGATGTACCAACAAGGGTGCTTTGCAGGAGGCACGGTTCTTCGATTGGCCAAGGATTTGGCTGAGAACAACAAGGGTGCCCGTGTGCTTGTGGTGTGTTCTGAGATCACTGCAGTGACCTTCCGTGGACCAAGTGACACCCATCTAGACAGTCTTGTAGGACAGGCATTGTTTGGAGATGGAGCAGCTGCAGTGATTGTTGGTTCTGACCCAATTTCACAGATTGAGAAGCCTTTGTTTGAGCTGGTTTGGACTGCACAAACCATTGCTCCAGACAGTGATGGTGCTATTGATGGCCACCTTCGTGAAGTTGGACTCACGTTTCACCTCCTTAAGGATGTTCCTGGGATTGTCTCAAAGAACATTGGGAAGGCACTTTTTGAGGCCTTCAACCCATTGAACATCTCTGATTACAACTCCATCTTCTGGATTGCACACCCTGGTGGACCTGCAATTTTGGACCAAGTTGAGCAAAAGTTGGGTCTGAAACCTGAAAAGATGAAGGCCACTAGAGATGTGCTTAGTGATTATGGGAACATGTCAAGTGCATGTGTGCTTTTCATCTTGGATGAGATGAGGAGGAAATCAGCTGAAAATGGACTTAAAACCACAGGTGAAGGACTTGAATGGGGTGTTTTGTTTGGTTTTGGACCTGGACTTACCATTGAGACCGTCGTTCTCCATAGTGTCGCAATATAA